The Trichoderma atroviride chromosome 5, complete sequence genome contains a region encoding:
- a CDS encoding uncharacterized protein (EggNog:ENOG41~SECRETED:SignalP(1-18)) yields MKSLTLLAISAVAAKASAEPIRPNHDSAKANANHIFNAIHSAGRQWGSSLNHNGFGFMPVTLSAGTLLYHGGYSKDPPKGLEWLAFEVEHAENFVRVVRHPPIPPKTPDYGEQPPPSPPQKPLGQLETDDGPARDPEGRVRGYLQTYQTTHDVQLLYVDGSGAAKSPIGTLDSQDYVLFPNSSWEWYNIQGEMKRATAMCDMITKWGWAGIMRMEIGYEVIWCDFKSDFLHHESSVRGFIPEDRLKDEDFINTYLWTRAVAERYDGLGGDRVKVDFSSMVSGFFFPINISNTDPERPDLIRLKAATLEHRLDIGAYLRKDFAEPRRFNVNWQGVVDMIVTRFSKRLAAMASTNVSTDVFIGELERAVLSYYEAPSLPDDVTLTADDGKNKTAEAIDRCSTHYLKFTQLSRQNWTLQDDLIHTALSAVMQHICNDLFLMRSLLLQAAPDTSSNAYFINKNVNNDEMDKAVNQSRAIVRNLMDELAWTTWKKPQLCAENEVLMTPMWPFGNSEDYYNPGCVPFNEITEDRRSYWKPHEKRPRDF; encoded by the coding sequence ATGAAAAGCCTCACGTTGCTGGCCATCTCTGCtgtggcggccaaggcctCGGCGGAGCCCATCCGCCCAAATCATGACAGCGCAAAGGCCAACGCCAACCacatcttcaacgccatccaTTCCGCTGGCCGCCAGTGGGGATCCTCGCTGAATCATAATGGCTTCGGCTTCATGCCTGTGACGCTTTCTGCTGGCACCCTGCTATATCATGGGGGCTACTCCAAGGATCCCCCCAAAGGCCTCGAGTGGCTGGCATTCGAGGTTGAACACGCAGAAAACTTTGTGCGAGTGGTTCGGCACCCGCCAATCCCGCCCAAGACTCCTGATTATGGGGAGCAGCCTCCGCCATCTCCTCCGCAGAAACCTCTTGGCCAGCTAGAAACGGATGACGGTCCTGCCCGTGACCCCGAAGGAAGAGTCAGGGGCTATCTGCAGACGTACCAGACGACACACGATGTCCAGTTGCTCTATGTAGATGGCTCAGGGGCGGCAAAAAGCCCCATAGGGACACTTGATTCGCAGGACTACGTCCTTTTCCCAAATAGCAGCTGGGAGTGGTACAATATCCAGGGCGAGATGAAGCGCGCAACGGCCATGTGCGATATGATCACCAAATGGGGATGGGCGGGCATCATGCGCATGGAGATTGGCTACGAGGTCATCTGGTGCGATTTCAAATCCGATTTTCTGCATCACGAGTCTTCAGTACGGGGTTTCATTCCAGAGGATAGATTGAAGGATGAAGACTTCATCAACACGTATCTGTGGACTCGCGCAGTCGCCGAGCGTTATGACGGGCTCGGTGGTGATCGAGTCAAGGTGGATTTTTCGTCCATGGTATCGGGATTCTTCTTTCccatcaacatctccaaTACTGATCCTGAGCGACCTGATCTTATACGGTTGAAAGCCGCGACATTAGAACATCGATTGGACATTGGCGCCTATCTACGGAAAGACTTTGCAGAACCAAGGCGGTTTAATGTCAACTGGCAAGGCGTTGTGGACATGATTGTCACTCGATTCTCCAAGCGGCTGGCCGCGATGGCCTCGACTAATGTATCAACAGATGTATTCATTGGAGAACTAGAACGCGCTGTGCTCTCATACTACGAAGCCCCTAGTCTGCCTGACGATGTGACATTAACAGCAGATGACGGCAAAAACAAGACAGCTGAGGCTATCGATCGTTGTTCTACACATTATCTCAAATTCACACAGCTATCCCGGCAGAACTGGACTCTGCAAGATGACTTGATCCACACTGCCCTTTCGGCTGTTATGCAGCACATTTGCAACGACCTTTTTCTCATGCGATCACTCCTCCTCCAAGCTGCGCCAGATACGTCATCTAATGCATATTTCATCAACAAAAACGTGAATAACGATGAGATGGATAAGGCAGTCAACCAAAGCCGGGCTATTGTGCGCAATCTCATGGATGAACTTGCTTGGACTACATGGAAAAAGCCGCAGCTATGCGCCGAAAATGAAGTTCTCATGACTCCGATGTGGCCCTTTGGCAATAGCGAAGATTACTATAACCCAGGCTGTGTGCCATTTAATGAAATCACGGAGGATCGAAGAAGCTATTGGAAGCCACATGAAAAGAGGCCTAGAGATTTTTAA
- a CDS encoding uncharacterized protein (EggNog:ENOG41), with product MAALNVYQDDSVTPQKEDHVQLIENLLHQFSLAQNAALSPQIVDIATKEEMARMRNVTIPRAEGAPLDQVIGEMVKIMSHRVSMEHPKFFGLIPSPTDQNSYFGNLITSMFNVGTGSWYQGSGPSTVEDTLIKWMAEQAGFPPSAGGVFVSGGTMANLTGVVTARDAMLKYEDRPKAVIYASKETHVSVTKGLTVAGFLRSQIHRVESDSDDFHIDPASLRRQIAIDRKNGLVPFLIAGSCGFTNTGGVDDLNALADIAEQENLWLHVDGAYGASVILSKDHKHIASGINRANSLSWDPHKWLFQIYDCGLILVRDKRHLVHSFNTDASYIRDTEEVNTDMVNFWNRGIEMSRSARGLKLWFTLQILGLDKMGEMIDHGIYLAEFGEQTFRELENWDILSKASLGMFNFRYVPKLENLDPSLDLEKCCDDINATISRLAMERNVAGLTTTRLRKEVNLRMCTISPELSREQLFEVIQSMDLIAKEVTASFLKEQASKL from the coding sequence ATGGCTGCTCTCAATGTCTATCAAGATGATAGTGTTACGCCACAGAAAGAAGACCATGTGCAGCTGATTGAGAATCTCCTTCATCAGTTCTCGCTCGCACAGAATGCAGCTCTGTCGCCGCAAATCGTCGACATTGCAACTAAGGAAGAGATGGCACGGATGAGAAATGTCACAATACCACGTGCAGAGGGCGCGCCCCTGGATCAAGTCATTGGCGAAATGGTCAAGATTATGTCTCACCGAGTGTCAATGGAGCACCCTAAGTTCTTCGGCCTCATTCCATCTCCTACAGACCAAAACTCCTATTTCGGAAACCTCATAACATCCATGTTCAACGTCGGTACTGGCAGCTGGTATCAAGGTTCTGGCCCCAGCACTGTAGAGGATACCCTCATAAAGTGGATGGCCGAGCAAGCAGGCTTTCCACCCTCGGCTGGTGGCGTCTTTGTGTCTGGAGGCACAATGGCCAACTTGACTGGCGTCGTAACTGCGCGAGATGCCATGTTAAAGTACGAGGACAGGCCAAAAGCAGTCATCTACGCTTCAAAGGAGACTCATGTTTCCGTGACTAAAGGCCTAACGGTGGCCGGCTTCCTCCGAAGCCAGATCCATCGCGTGGAATCCGACTCTGATGATTTCCACATAGACCCTGCGAGTCTGCGCCGGCAAATTGCAATTGACAGGAAGAACGGGCTGGTGCCGTTCCTAATTGCTGGAAGTTGCGGATTCACCAACACCGGGGGCGTAGACGACTTGAATGCGCTGGCAGATATAGCCGAACAGGAGAATCTCTGGCTGCACGTCGATGGTGCCTACGGAGCATCTGTAATTCTCTCCAAAGACCATAAGCACATTGCCAGTGGTATCAATAGAGCAAACAGCCTGTCTTGGGATCCCCATAAATGGCTTTTCCAAATCTACGACTGCGGCCTGATACTTGTCCGAGATAAGCGCCACCTGGTCCACAGTTTCAACACAGATGCGTCGTATATTCGAGACACAGAAGAGGTGAATACCGACATGGTGAACTTTTGGAATCGCGGTATCGAAATGTCTCGCTCTGCCCGAGGCTTGAAGCTCTGGTTCACCCTCCAAATACTGGGTCTCGATAAGATGGGGGAGATGATTGATCATGGCATCTATCTTGCCGAGTTCGGAGAGCAGACTTTCCGAGAGCTTGAAAATTGGGACATCCTCTCCAAAGCCTCATTAGGAATGTTCAATTTTCGATATGTTCCTAAGCTGGAGAACCTCGACCCCAGCCTAGATCTTGAGAAGTGCTGTGATGATATCAATGCCACTATTTCTCGACTAGCGATGGAACGCAACGTCGCGGGGCTTACAACGACGAGACTCCGCAAAGAGGTGAATCTTCGAATGTGCACGATATCTCCCGAGCTGAGCAGAGAGCAGCTCTTTGAGGTTATTCAGAGCATGGATCTCATCGCAAAGGAAGTTACGGCGTCTTTTTTGAAAGAGCAAGCTTCTAAGCTCTGA
- a CDS encoding uncharacterized protein (EggNog:ENOG41) codes for MPSLSNLRLSPINLARDWDPLFRTFWKSWSIPRQAAMVATFPHIGEGGPEEAESFEVKKAQYLAAAKSSPGQMWYKVVDEEQPLLPIVGGICITHWKEEQQPRHMPDEPHEGFEPGSQIRKMSEQFYGQLHDWHSQIMRPREHVYGHAMWILPEYRQLRAAPMLMKVITDLCDEHDIEGYGEFVQMSYGLGVKTGFELVTKRFLKMNIENPTEDSQAMIKDFLSEPIHLMVRPKRSDLKSGRRPTFGGLKESKL; via the exons ATGCCTTCTCTGAGTAACCTTCGACTTAGTCCTATTAATCTAGCAAGAGATTGGGATCCGTTATTCAGAACTTTTTGGAAATCATGGAGCATCCCGAGACAGGCGGCAATGGTGGCGACATTTCCTCATATAGGCGAAGGAGGACCTGAAGAGGCCGAATCGTTTGAAGTCAAGAAAGCCCAGTATCTCGCCGCCGCGAAGAGCAGTCCTGGACAGATGTGGTACAAAGttgttgatgaagagcaaCCGCTTTTGCCCATCGTTGGTGGCATCTGCATAACACACTGGAAAGAGGAGCAACAGCCAAGGCATATGCCAGATGAGCCCCATGAGGGATTCGAGCCGGGCTCGCAGATTCGTAAGATGTCTGAGCAGTTTTACGGACAGCTTCATGACTGGCACAGCCAAATAATGCGGCCACGAGAGCATGTTT ATGGCCACGCGATGTGGATACTTCCAGAATATCGTCAGCTTCGTGCTGCACCAATGTTGATGAAGGTGATAACAGACCTGTGTGACGAGCATGACATTGAAGGATACGGTGAATTCGTGCAAATGAGCTACGGTTTGGGGGTCAAGACTGGTTTTGAACTCGTCACTAAAAGGTTTTTGAAGATGAATATCGAGAATCCGACTGAGGATTCTCAAGCGATGATTAAGGATTTTCTGTCGGAGCCAATACATTTGATGGTGAGACCCAAGAGGAGTGACTTGAAGAGTGGCCGTCGACCTACCTTTGGAGGATTGAAGGAGTCGAAACTATAG
- a CDS encoding uncharacterized protein (EggNog:ENOG41), whose protein sequence is MSRYAAAHAWNNLAGPGDARPTAEQVIKDAGKQDLKGQVIIITGVSTGIGASSARALAATGATLYLAGRSIPKAKAALPTIADLPNVHFLELDLASNASIKAFAAEFLKQSGGKLNVFLSNAGGTIADRQVTVDGIEKQFAINHLGAFLLFSLLKDALLASASASNPSRVVLVVSYGHRLGSMNWDDLYFEKNEYTPIAAYSQAKLAGIYTATEINRRYSAQNLLAWSVHPGAILESAFLDNSGWAKEDLDALLEHWPKTISKTNEQGAATQVWAAVSDDVLAPDARGKYLEDCSVAVHMKDSDKGEWKGYVDQTYNEADEKRIWEISEKLLGIKV, encoded by the coding sequence ATGTCTCGCTACGCTGCTGCTCACGCCTGGAACAACCTCGCCGGTCCTGGTGACGCCCGCCCTACCGCCGAACAGGTCATCAAGGACGCCGGCAAGCAAGATCTCAAGGGacaagtcatcatcatcaccggtgTATCTACCGGTATTGGAGCTTCTAGCGCCAGAGCGCTCGCCGCTACTGGCGCAACACTTTACTTGGCAGGCCGAAGCAttcccaaggccaaggcggcgCTCCCAACCATTGCCGACTTGCCCAACGTTCACTTTCTTGAGCTTGACTTGGCATCAAACGCCAGCatcaaggcctttgctgccgaATTCTTGAAGCAATCCGGCGGCAAGCTCAATGTCTTTCTAAGCAATGCCGGCGGCACCATTGCCGATCGTCAAGTCAccgtcgacggcatcgagaAGCAGTTTGCCATCAACCACCTCGGCgctttcctcctcttctctctcctcaaaGACGCTCTGCTCGCCAGCGCCTCAGCATCTAACCCCAGCCGTGTGGTGCTCGTCGTCAGCTACGGACACCGCCTGGGCAGCATGAATTGGGACGACTTGTACTTTGAGAAGAACGAATATACTCCCATCGCTGCTTATTCCCAAGCGAAGCTTGCGGGCATCTACACAGCCACTGAAATCAACCGTCGCTACAGTGCTCAGAACCTGTTGGCATGGAGTGTCCACCCTGGTGCCATTCTTGAGTCTGCATTCCTCGACAACAGTGGTTGGGCTAAAGAGGACCTTGACGCTCTGTTGGAGCATTGGCCAAAGACTATTTCCAAGACTAACGAGCAGGGCGCTGCGACACAGGTGTGGGCGGCTGTCAGTGATGATGTCCTGGCTCCTGATGCCAGGGGGAAGTACTTGGAGGACTGTTCGGTTGCGGTGCACATGAAGGATTCGGACAAGGGAGAGTGGAAGGGCTATGTTGATCAGACTTATAACGAGGCTGATGAGAAGAGGATTTGGGAAATCAGCGAGAAGTTGCTCGGGATCAAGGTCTAA
- a CDS encoding uncharacterized protein (EggNog:ENOG41~TransMembrane:1 (n10-21c26/27o224-246i)), with product MADSGLPRFTVIIVGGSLVGLTTALALEKAGIDYVLLEKGEIAPHLGASISTYPHTQRVMEQLGVWPEIKGTAAPLGMREHYDSKGKLFEHSAILHEISKLTSQRWTILVERRFMLNCIYNQIGDKSRVHTQTCVATFTETEDGVEVVTDKGETFRGDLLLGADGIHSTIRKLMADKIAITNPASSKELQTGFTSTYNCVFGTSKNARVSDGTQFMPTGGVQNVYYPGFSGIVAIGTPGLAFWFLLVKGDKETRMPEIPKFTEEDLEATIAKYGDYTMGPGYTFKDLWDSRVKANMLALEDGVLRSKWNTGGRVALMGDSVHKSTINAGLGGNLAVEGIVHLVNELVPLVRQCEASGRKPTKSEITTALDTYEEKQRPHAKKIVVMSRYLTRYESMETWWLRLLRRVSPWISDKTKTKVFVDYMNEAPWISFLPSPDEKQELS from the exons ATGGCGGACTCCGGATTGCCGCGGTTCACGGTAATCATCGTCGGCGGCAGTCTTGTCGGCCTGACGACAGCGTTGGCACTGGAAAAAGCTGGCATCGACTATGTCCTGTTagagaagggagagattGCGCCCCATCTGGGTGCTTCCATATCCACGTACCCACATACTCAGAGAGTGATGGAACAACTTGGTGTATGGCCCGAGATCAAAGGCACTGCAGCGCCGCTCGGCATGCGGGAGCACTATGATAGTAAGGGCAAGTTGTTTGAGCACTCTGCAATCCTGCATGAAATTTCGAAGCT GACCTCTCAACGATGGACTATCTTGGTAGAACGAAGATTTATGCTCAACTGTATCTACAACCAGATTGGGGACAAATCTCGTGTTCACACCCAAACCTGCGTGGCTACATTCACCGAGACAGAAGACGGCGTTGAGGTAGTCACAGACAAAGGTGAAACCTTCAGAGGAGACCTTCTCCTTGGTGCCGATGGCATCCATAGCACAATACGGAAGCTTATGGCAGATAAGATCGCCATTACCAATCCCGCCTCATCAAAAGAATTGCAAACTGGTTTCACAAGCACCTACAATTGTGTTTTTGGAACGTCGAAAAATGCTAGAGTATCTGATGGCACGCAATTCATGCCAACTGGGGGCGTGCAAAACGTATATTACCCTGGTTTCTCTGGAATCGTCGCGATAGGCACCCCTGGCCTTGCCTTTTGGTTTTTACTCGTCAAGGGCGATAAGGAAACAAGAATGCCCGAGATACCCAAGTTCACGGAAGAAGATCTTGAGGCTACCATTGCCAAATACGGAGACTATACAATGGGCCCAGGCTACACGTTCAAAGATTTATGGGATAGTAGAGTCAAAGCGAATATGCTAGCCCTCGAAGATGGAGTTTTGAGGTCGAAGTGGAACACAGGTGGTCGAGTGGCTCTCATGGGCGATTCAGTACATAAATCGACCATCAACGCTGGTCTCGGCGGCAATTTGGCTGTCGAGGGCATTGTTCATCTTGTAAACGAACTGGTGCCCTTGGTGCGACAATGCGAAGCGAGCGGAAGAAAGCCAACAAAAAGCGAGATCACAACTGCTTTGGATACCTACGAAGAGAAGCAGCGGCCACATGCAAAGAAGATTGTCGTCATGTCCAGATATCTTACTCGCTACGAGTCAATGGAAACATGGTGGCTGAGGCTCTTGCGTCGAGTCTCTCCATGGATCAGCGACAAGACAAAAACTAAAGTATTTGTTGATTATATGAATGAGGCGCCATGGATCAGCTTTCTGCCAAGCCCAGACGAGAAGCAGGAGTTGAGTTGA
- a CDS encoding uncharacterized protein (EggNog:ENOG41~TransMembrane:1 (o321-342i)), producing MDSVQGGNFQVVSGTFKAPLTLKALSDLFDQEMDNAALEAGRLSPVVKRQENDCLVTMEGLNPERARRLLAPRSPSMSPNNVSVGPRKTGSNNIALGRPGAQKSTGIKKECSPSRPPLMRIPKPASPVVAGAKRPRDHLDEPQEPHLRRQWPPNSPVFLSPPPPNPHIVYLESLLQPHCLLLTLRSRLGDGSQALSTQYRSVTKAGLLLGEAIQSQLDLPILRLPAPAKVIGGLEGTIEGEFLEDIWYNLTPQAKYSYARQLRHVLNSMRLNMAQTRSTATPQAKGNMLGSAFAGPFSLMLDQHAHQTYWAVHPKPTCEEFVAFLTWSFVASVPASVAAAVASQFRSDHAVRFTHGELSPKNIVVRNSKIVCILGWDRGGWYPEWWEYVKFFEARTGPENQDWYDYATHIFVDTFQTELAAYQGIARCQSS from the exons ATGGATTCGGTCCAGGGCGGGAACTTCCAGGTCGTTTCTGGCACTTTCAAAGCCCCTTTAACTCTCAAGGCTCTTTCAGACCTTTTTGACCAGGAAATGGACAACGCAGCACTCGAGGCCGGCCGCCTCTCTCCCGTCGTCAAACGCCAGGAAAACGACTGTCTCGTCACGATGGAGGGTTTGAATCCCGAACGGGCGAGACGGCTGCTGGCACCACGCTCTCCGTCCATGTCACCCAACAACGTCTCTGTCGGGCCGCGAAAGACAGGCAGCAACAACATCGCACTGGGCAGGCCTGGCGCTCAAAAATCCACAGGCATCAAGAAAGAGtgctctccatctcggccgcCGCTTATGCGCATCCCGAAGCCTGCTTCACCAGTGGTTGCGGGAGCCAAGAGGCCTCGTGATCATCTGGATGAGCCCCAAGAGCCGCATCTGCGGCGGCAGTGGCCCCCGAATTCCCCCGTCTTCCTGTCTC CTCCGCCACCGAACCCCCACATCGTCTACCTGGAATCTCTCCTTCAGCCTCACTGCCTTTTGTTGACTCTGAGGTCGAGGCTTGGCGATGGAAGCCAGGCCCTCTCGACCCAATATCGCTCAGTCACAAAGGCAGGGCTTCTTCTAGGAGAGGCAATCCAAAGCCAGCTAGACCTCCCCATATTGCGACTTCCGGCTCCAGCCAAGGTCATTGGAGGGCTGGAGGGGACCATCGAAGGGGAGTTCCTAGAGGATATTTGGTACAACCTCACTCCTCAAGCAAAGTATTCCTATGCGCGCCAGTTGCGCCATGTTCTCAACAGCATGCGCCTAAACATGGCGCAAACTCGCAGCACAGCTACTCCACAAGCCAAAGGAAATATGCTGGGATCTGCTTTTGCAGGTCCTTTTTCCCTAATGCTGGATCAGCACGCCCACCAAACATACTGGGCCGTTCATCCAAAGCCCACCTGTGAAGAGTTTGTCGCTTTTTTGACATGGTCATTTGTTGCATCTGTTCCAGCGagcgtcgctgctgctgtcgcaTCCCAATTCCGGTCAGATCACGCGGTGCGCTTCACTCATGGTGAGCTCAGCCCAAAAAATATTGTTGTGCGAAACAGCAAGATTGTGTGCATTCTGGGCTGGGACAGGGGAGGCTGGTATCCAGAGTGGTGGGAGTACGTCAAGTTTTTTGAAGCTCGTACGGGCCCTGAAAATCAAGACTGGTACGACTACGCGACTCACATTTTCGTGGACACTTTTCAAACTGAGCTGGCGGCATACCAGGGTATCGCGAGATGCCAAAGCTCTTGA